A genome region from Deinococcus depolymerans includes the following:
- the typA gene encoding translational GTPase TypA, with translation MEYRNIAIIAHVDHGKTTLVDALLRQTLKLGHGEEIVERAMDSNDLEKERGITILAKNTAVEYKGVKINIVDTPGHADFGGEVERVLGMVDGALVLVDAAEGPMPQTRFVLRKAIELGLKPIVVVNKIDRNDARPEEVVNLTFDLMAELGANDDQLDFPILYAIARDGKAYKELDKPQDDMHELFDMVLEHIPAPSVDVDAPFQMLVTNLDYNEYLGRIVLGRVKRGTVKKGEFVQLMHKDGTMTKSRVVQPFTHMGLRRIEVDSVSAGDIVALAGIEDAQIGETVADLADPEALPIITVDEPTVSMIFQPNTSPFAGRDGKYVTSRHLNDRLKKEVMTNVSLKVEEIRPDEFKVSGRGELHLSILLETMRREGYEVQVGAPQVIIREIDGEKHEPIEHLVLDMPESLSSAVIGVLGSRKGQMVNMEPMGSRVRVEFKIPSRALFGFRNQFLSMTQGEGIMSHIFDGYAPWAGEIKSRQNGSLVSMEDGPAFAYSIWKLQDRGSFFIEAGAEVYVGMIVGENAREQDMNVNVCKNKKLTNVRSSGADDALTLTPIRRLSLEDALEYISEDELVELTPNNIRLRKKILNPSLRK, from the coding sequence ATGGAATACAGAAACATCGCGATCATTGCACACGTCGACCACGGTAAGACCACCCTCGTGGACGCGCTGCTGCGCCAGACCCTGAAACTCGGCCACGGTGAGGAAATCGTGGAACGCGCCATGGACAGCAACGACCTTGAAAAAGAGCGTGGCATCACCATCCTCGCGAAGAACACTGCCGTCGAGTACAAGGGCGTCAAGATCAACATCGTCGACACCCCCGGCCACGCCGACTTCGGCGGGGAAGTCGAACGCGTCCTCGGCATGGTCGACGGCGCCCTGGTCCTCGTGGACGCCGCCGAAGGCCCCATGCCCCAGACCCGCTTCGTGCTGCGCAAGGCCATCGAACTGGGCCTCAAGCCCATCGTGGTCGTCAACAAGATCGACCGCAACGACGCCCGCCCCGAAGAAGTCGTGAACCTGACCTTCGACCTGATGGCCGAACTCGGTGCGAACGACGACCAGCTGGACTTCCCGATCCTGTACGCCATCGCCCGCGACGGCAAGGCCTACAAGGAACTCGACAAGCCCCAGGACGACATGCACGAACTGTTCGACATGGTCCTCGAGCACATCCCCGCCCCCAGCGTCGACGTCGACGCCCCCTTCCAGATGCTCGTCACGAACCTCGACTACAACGAGTACCTGGGCCGCATCGTCCTGGGACGCGTCAAGCGCGGCACCGTCAAGAAGGGCGAGTTCGTCCAGCTGATGCACAAAGACGGCACCATGACCAAGAGCCGTGTCGTGCAGCCCTTCACGCACATGGGCCTGCGCCGCATCGAAGTCGACTCTGTCAGCGCCGGCGACATCGTCGCCCTGGCCGGCATCGAGGACGCGCAGATCGGTGAGACCGTCGCCGACCTCGCCGACCCCGAAGCGCTGCCGATCATCACCGTCGACGAACCCACCGTCAGCATGATCTTCCAGCCGAACACCAGCCCCTTCGCGGGCCGCGACGGCAAGTACGTCACCAGCCGCCACCTGAACGACCGCCTGAAGAAAGAAGTCATGACCAACGTGTCCCTGAAAGTCGAGGAGATCCGCCCCGACGAATTCAAGGTCAGCGGCCGCGGCGAACTGCACCTCTCGATCCTGCTCGAAACCATGCGCCGCGAAGGCTACGAAGTGCAGGTCGGCGCGCCCCAGGTGATCATCCGCGAGATCGACGGCGAGAAGCACGAGCCCATCGAGCACCTCGTCCTCGACATGCCCGAGAGCCTCTCCAGCGCCGTCATCGGCGTGCTGGGCAGCCGCAAGGGCCAGATGGTCAACATGGAACCCATGGGTAGCCGCGTCCGCGTGGAATTCAAGATCCCCAGCCGCGCGCTGTTCGGCTTCCGTAACCAGTTCCTGAGCATGACGCAGGGCGAAGGCATCATGAGCCACATCTTCGACGGGTACGCCCCCTGGGCCGGCGAGATCAAGAGCCGCCAGAACGGCAGCCTCGTCTCCATGGAAGACGGCCCGGCCTTCGCGTACTCCATCTGGAAACTCCAGGACCGCGGCTCCTTCTTCATCGAGGCCGGCGCGGAAGTGTACGTCGGCATGATCGTCGGCGAGAACGCCCGCGAGCAGGACATGAACGTGAACGTCTGCAAGAACAAGAAGCTCAC